A window of Sebastes umbrosus isolate fSebUmb1 chromosome 3, fSebUmb1.pri, whole genome shotgun sequence contains these coding sequences:
- the cdk2ap2 gene encoding cyclin-dependent kinase 2-associated protein 2, producing MSYKPIAPAPSGSNHTPPGSSVPSPSLPSSSNFRPAFSDFGPPSMGFVQPVKVSQGSTYSELLSVIEEMSREIRPTYAGSKSAMERLKRGIIHARALVRECLAETERSART from the exons ATGAGCTACAAACCGATTGCTCCTGCGCCATCCGGCTCCAACCACACACCTCCAG GCTCCTCTGTgccctctccatccctcccctcGTCATCCAACTTTAGGCCGGCTTTTAGTGACTTTGGCCCACCCTCCATGGGCTTTGTTCAG CCTGTCAAAGTGTCTCAAGGGTCAACCTACAGTGAGCTTCTGTCTGTCATTGAGGAGATGAGCCGTGAGATCAGGCCTACATACGCTGGGAGCAAGAGCGCTATGGAGAGGCTAAAGAGAG GTATAATCCATGCCCGTGCACTGGTCAGGGAGTGTCttgcagagacggagagaagtgCACGCACATAA
- the LOC119485283 gene encoding AH receptor-interacting protein: protein MEEEARKLLEEGIIKKLISPGKGELSTFPNGTKVVFHYRTSQCDGTMLDDSRTMGGRSKPMELIMGKKFKLAVWERVVITMKQGEIAEFTCDNKHTALYPLVSQSLRNISAGKDPLEGQRHCCGIAQIHSHHSLGHKDLDQLQANPQPLVFTIELQEVLCPGSFQLDVWAMTDEEKLQLVPQIHEEGNMLFKKGQIKDATEKYYNGIACLKNLQMKEHPGDEVWVKLDHMITPLLLNYCQCKLLQGQYYEVIEHCSSIVFKYEDNVKAFYKRAKAHAAVWNEVEAKADFDKVLELDPSLGPSVAKELKAMEERIRTKEKEEKGRYKGLFNYNAPPATATTG from the exons atggaggaagaggcACGCAAGCTGCTGGAGGAAGGAATAATAAAGAAACTGATCAGTCCTGGTAAAGGAGAGCTATCGACCTTTCCCAATGGAACCAAG GTGGTCTTCCACTACCGCACCAGCCAGTGCGATGGCACAATGCTGGATGACTCCAGAACCATGGGGGGCCGCAGCAAACCCATGGAGCTCATCATGGGCAAGAAGTTTAAACTGGCTGTGTGGGAGAGAGTGGTCATCACCATGAAACAAGGAGAAATTGCAGAATTTACCTGTGACAATAAG CACACAGCACTATACCCGCTCGTTTCCCAGTCCCTGAGAAACATCAGTGCCGGTAAGGACCCCCTGGAAGGCCAGAGGCATTGCTGCGGCATTGCCCAGATCCACTCACACCACTCCCTAGGGCACAAGGACCTGGATCAGCTTCAGGCCAATCCACAGCCTCTTGTCTTCACCATCGAGTTGCAGGAG GTTCTGTGTCCAGGATCGTTCCAGCTTGACGTGTGGGCCATGACAGACGAAGAGAAACTCCAGCTCGTTCCTCAGATCCACGAGGAGGGCAACATGCTTTTCAAAAAGGGCCAAATTAAGGATGCCACAGAGAAATACTACAATGGCATTGCCTGCCTCAAAAATCTACAGATGAAG GAGCACCCTGGAGACGAAGTATGGGTGAAGTTGGACCATATGATCACGCCACTGCTCCTCAACTACTGCCAGTGCAAGTTACTCCAGGGCCAGTACTACGAAGTCATCGAACACTGCTCATCCATAGTCTTCAAATATGAAG ACAATGTGAAGGCCTTCTACAAGCGAGCTAAGGCCCACGCTGCAGTGTGGAACGAGGTAGAGGCAAAGGCGGACTTTGATAAGGTGTTGGAGCTGGACCCTTCTCTGGGGCCGTCTGTTGCCAAGGAGCTGAAAGCCATGGAGGAGAGGATCCGCAccaaagagaaggaggaaaaggGTCGCTACAAAGGCCTATTCAACTACAACGCACCACCTGCCACTGCCACTACA GGTTGA
- the tmem134 gene encoding transmembrane protein 134 yields MATQFSIDDAFVLEGDEDGAVSDGEAEGWKDREGGGEMTFGPLSFSKPQTHPSPAAAAGSPEHSNLKYQNLENEDALGSNGNSSFNNLFKISDPATLSYCSSQWSFSTLSSVTQLSAHCCGWVSHPLVKKNRRVVLASFLLLITGVALIFTGVVIQLNPNAGVSSAIFFVPGFLLFIPGVYHVIYISCAVRGRRGFKLFYLPYFEK; encoded by the exons ATGGCGACGCAGTTCAGTATCGATGATGCCTTCGTGTTGGAAGGAGACGAGGATGGAGCTGTGTCTGACGGAGAGGCGGAGGGATGGAAGgacagagaaggaggaggagagatgacaTTTGGTCCTCTAAGTTTCTCTAAACCTCAGACTCATccctctcctgctgctgctgccggctCCCCTGAACACAGTAACCTAAAGTATCAG AATCTGGAAAATGAAGACGCCTTGGGCAGCAATGGCAATTCCTCTTTCAATAACTTATTCAAAATCAG CGACCCTGCGACTCTGTCTTACTGCAGCTCCCAGTGGTCCTTCAGCACCTTGAGTTCTGTCACACAGCTTTCTGCACACTGCTGCGG GTGGGTGTCCCATCCACTTGTGAAGAAAAACAGACGAGTTGTGCTTGCGTCATTCCTTCTCCTCATCACTGGAGTTG CTCTTATTTTCACAGGTGTTGTCATACAGCTGAATCCAAATGCAG GTGTTTCAAGTGCTATTTTCTTTGTACCTGGATTTCTTCTCTTCATCCCAGGAG TGTACCATGTGATATACATCAGCTGTGCTGTCCGTGGAAGAAGAGGCTTCAAATTGTTCTACctaccttattttgaaaaatga
- the serping1 gene encoding plasma protease C1 inhibitor — MKLQAVLCLVLQLTFELSSCVNLQVVPGSTLVLPCLTFQTDYSAATITWQFNGEDVSAQTPGSPRVKQDGMFLSISPVTVANQGEYSCLIKEDNMEIKRSFAVTVDDSISFTIKVVEGYTAHLPCYFPPSSQVEANALWFKEGGLNKRTQLNPEDDSTADNKRLELLYPLDRDQTIIIRNTGMEDAGLYYCQSAEGDTLSKVHVLVEVGPTDVPHSCSGFDTPWEPCQDENSRTGGPMLQESITEFSMKLYSYLRESQPSSNLLFSPISISGLLSHLLLGARGETRRAIERAVCVPHDFHCVHHQMKKLRDNLSGSLQMASQIYYNPQMNLSESFTNQSIQYYEAEPTMLLETSEENTEMINSWVANKTNNKIEHLVDSVPPSTQLMLLNAVSFSGQWKVKYEMKPKKGLFAKLNGDLVGVPILYHPKYSAAMTYIVELKAQVARLALSGDSSLYILLPRSNTVTDLQQVEKLMTDTAVRQMIEQMKTTSPELIEVTLPQIKLDIQPDMNMLIKKLGLSSLFDDPNVCGLYSEDRLVLDDAKHRAFLALTEQGVEAGAITTISFSRSFPSFSALRPFIMLLWSDQANVPLFIGRVTEP; from the exons ATGAAACTACAGGCCGTACTTTGCCTCGTGCTGCAGCTCACTTTTGAG CTTTCGTCATGCGTAAATCTCCAGGTGGTACCTGGTTCCACTCTGGTGCTGCCCTGTCTCACATTTCAAACTGACTACAGTGCAGCGACCATCACCTGGCAATTCAATG GTGAAGATGTGAGTGCTCAGACGCCTGGCTCGCCTAGAGTTAAACAGGATGGCATGTTTCTCTCTATATCCCCTGTTACTGTTGCCAACCAGGGCGAGTACTCGTGTTTGATAAAGGAGGACAATATGGAGATAAAAAGGTCATTCGCTGTTACAGTTGATG ATTCCATTAGCTTTACCATTAAGGTAGTGGAAGGCTACACTGCTCACCTCCCGTGCTATTTCCCACCTTCCAGCCAAGTCGAGGCCAATGCACTCTGGTTCAAAGAGGGGGGTTTGAACAAGAGGACACAGCTGAATCCTGAAGACGATTCAACAGCTGATAATAAGAGATTGGAGCTGCTTTATCCACTCGACCGTGATCAGACCATCATAATCAGAAACACTGGGATGGAGGATGCTGGACTTTACTATTGTCAATCTGCTGAGGGGGACACACTGAGCAAGGTACATGTCCTTGTTGAAG TTGGTCCTACCGATGTTCCTCACTCGTGCAGCGGTTTCGACACGCCGTGGGAGCCCTGCCAGGACGAGAACAGTCGCACAGGGGGACCCATGTTGCAGGAATCCATCACAGAGTTTTCCATGAAGCTGTATTCTTACCTCAGGGAATCACAACCCTCCAGCAACTTGCTCTTCTCTCCCATCAGTATCAGCGGGTTACTGTCCCACTTGTTGTTAG GTGCACGAGGTGAAACCCGTAGAGCGATTGAGAGGGCCGTCTGCGTGCCTCATGActtccactgtgttcaccaccAGATGAAGAAGCTGAGAGACAATCTGTCTGGCTCCTTGCAGATGGCTTCTCAGATCTACTATAACCCAC AAATGAATCTGAGTGAGTCCTTTACTAACCAGTCCATCCAGTACTATGAAGCGGAGCCCACCATGCTGCTGGAAACCAGTGAGGAAAACACAGAGATGATCAACAGCTGGGTGGCAAATAAGACCAACAATAAAATCGAACATTTGGTTGACTCCGTACCACCCAGTACACAGCTGATGCTGCTCAACGCTGTCTCCTTTAGTG gTCAGTGGAAGGTCAAGTATGAAATGAAACCCAAAAAAGGACTTTTCGCAAAACTGAACGGTGATCTGGTGGGGGTGCCGATTCTCTATCACCCGAAATACTCGGCGGCAATGACGTACATAGTTGAGCTAAAGGCACAG gtGGCGAGGCTCGCTCTCTCGGGTGACAGCAGTCTTTACATCCTGCTGCCTCGCTCCAACACAGTGACTGACCTGCAGCAGGTGGAGAAGTTGATGACGGACACAGCTGTGCGTCAAATGATTGagcaaatgaaaacaacatCTCCTGAGCTAATCGAGGTCACTCTGCCCCAAATCAAGCTGGATATCCAACCAGACATGAACATGCTTATCAAGAAATTAG GACTGTCGTCACTCTTCGACGATCCCAACGTGTGTGGTCTCTACTCCGAAGACAGGTTGGTTCTGGACGATGCCAAACACAGAGCCTTCCTCGCACTGACCGAACAAGGAGTCGAGGCCGGGGCCATCACCACTATATCGTTCTCTCGCTCCTTCCCTTCCTTCTCTGCCCTGCGGCCTTTCATCATGCTGCTGTGGAGCGACCAGGCCAATGTGCCACTCTTTATTGGCAGAGTGACCGAGCCATGA